In Endozoicomonas sp. GU-1, one DNA window encodes the following:
- a CDS encoding type I-F CRISPR-associated protein Cas7f/Csy3 has product MEKRGYLYQAYCQIDALFQGLPFWRNNQESDAMTLSIINVSDKVFPPYEFRGLPCAADQLTGTNKLQFDSLIRNIEKALIGERRLLRLFITAALEIGRLEEVHPSEEFIEKLPEAKKEFLHRRGKYQKSRHYAFYRLGDIRQAMLHPTKIGAGLRWDRWNKLGVDIPVSVYGLDSKSHRAIRGRGTKQDFYSLISNIKDHILTLKKFSGDIFSKESILELGDIHFCMANLIKGGVYNRESSKKKKKDKSDKTQIDLTNP; this is encoded by the coding sequence ATGGAGAAAAGGGGGTACTTGTATCAGGCGTACTGCCAAATAGATGCTCTTTTCCAAGGCCTGCCATTCTGGCGCAATAATCAGGAAAGTGATGCTATGACACTGAGCATCATTAATGTTAGCGACAAAGTATTCCCACCCTATGAATTCCGTGGCCTACCATGCGCAGCTGATCAGCTGACAGGGACGAATAAACTTCAGTTTGACTCACTAATTAGAAACATTGAAAAGGCTCTGATTGGTGAACGAAGATTGCTTCGCCTTTTTATAACTGCGGCACTTGAGATTGGACGACTCGAAGAGGTCCATCCAAGTGAGGAATTTATAGAAAAGTTGCCTGAAGCTAAAAAAGAGTTTCTCCATCGACGTGGTAAATACCAGAAATCTCGGCACTACGCCTTTTACAGGTTGGGTGATATTCGTCAGGCCATGTTACACCCAACAAAGATTGGCGCTGGATTGCGGTGGGATCGTTGGAACAAACTCGGGGTAGACATTCCGGTAAGTGTTTACGGCCTGGACAGTAAATCCCACAGGGCTATACGAGGGCGTGGAACCAAGCAGGACTTCTATTCGTTGATTAGTAACATAAAGGATCATATATTGACCCTTAAAAAATTTAGCGGCGATATATTCAGTAAAGAATCAATACTGGAACTAGGCGATATTCACTTTTGTATGGCTAACTTGATTAAAGGAGGTGTTTATAACCGCGAAAGTTCTAAAAAAAAGAAAAAAGATAAATCAGATAAGACTCAAATTGATTTAACTAATCCATGA
- a CDS encoding type I-F CRISPR-associated protein Cas7f/Csy3, with the protein MAVPPIPTILTYEKSSAPSLGLMSARTFKGEVLPVAVDILNGRGAQSTHSAGHGEVDTELGEWMPLRMDICQLPHNADNLVIQFPLKYLPRSLTPHSCNNPEWTELLEELSQVYGEKGVLVSGVLPNRCSFPRPAILAQ; encoded by the coding sequence ATGGCTGTTCCCCCTATTCCGACGATTCTGACTTATGAAAAGTCATCTGCCCCCTCACTCGGCTTGATGAGTGCCAGAACGTTTAAGGGTGAAGTGCTTCCTGTAGCAGTTGACATTCTAAATGGTCGCGGTGCGCAATCTACACATAGTGCCGGGCACGGGGAAGTGGATACCGAACTAGGGGAGTGGATGCCTCTGCGGATGGATATATGTCAACTACCCCATAACGCTGATAATTTAGTCATACAATTCCCCCTCAAATACTTGCCAAGATCTCTAACTCCACATTCTTGCAACAATCCTGAATGGACAGAACTCCTAGAGGAGTTGAGTCAGGTTTATGGAGAAAAGGGGGTACTTGTATCAGGCGTACTGCCAAATAGATGCTCTTTTCCAAGGCCTGCCATTCTGGCGCAATAA